The genome window TAACCGTGTTGTTGTTAATACGAAAGATATCGACGCTCCTTTCGCTAAAGATATAAAAGCTGCTGTTGAGTCAGCAGAATTCGAAAAAGTAATTGATAAGGAATTCAAAGGCTTCGGTAAACCAGAGTGGATGAATTAAGAAACTGATTTTGCAGTTAGCGAGGTTTGTTGGGAATTTCCCCCCAACAAACCTCGCTCTTTTTTTATGCAAAACGAGTAACTAATGGAAGAAAAGGTCCTTTGTTAATTTTCTGATTATTAAAATAAAGTCACATATTCACCATATTTCTTTCACAAATTAGTCACACCTCTCCCCTCTACAACAGTGAACTGTGTGTTAATATAATGTTGTATTGTGAATCCATTCACAATACAACATAAAGAAGATTATAGGGGGAACTGATCATGAAAATTACACCAAAAGTTTTACTAGCTTCCATCTTAGCAGGAGCACTTTTAACTGCTTGTGGAAATACAGACACAGAACCAAAGAAAGAAGAGAAAAAAGCAGAGCAATCAGCTGATGTAGTAACAACGGCTTCCATCGTAAATGAAGCAGATCCACTAGTGAAAGCATTAAGTGCTGATGGAACTTGGATTGTTGCAACACTTCAAGATTTAAAAGTAGACAGTGATATCTTAGTAGCTGGTGAATTCCACGATAAAAATGATGCTGCTAATCCAATCTATCGTAAACTTGCTCTTTATACACAAGATGAAGACCATAATATTATTGATTCCTTCACTTTAACAGCTCCTAAAATGACTGTCCAAAGTGAAAATTTCAAAATCCAAGGTGGTACATTTGTTGGTGATGTTTATGTAGAAGCTAATGGGTTTACTGTTGATGCTACTGCAAAAGTTGACGGTAATGTTTATTACAAAAGTGATGCATTTAAATCTTCTGCTGTAATAGATGGCGAAGTAACTGGTGCACAAGAAGTAAAATAATAGCTTATAATACCTAGCTGGTGACTCAGCTAGGTATTTTTATATACTTTCTTCTACACTCCCATTCTTCCTCAACTAATGCTCTAATCAAATTGACAAAATTCCCTATAAATTAATTAACACAAATAGATTGACAATTTTCTAATTTAGGAATATCTTTTATATAAAAGTTGCATTAACGAAACTTTTTAAACCAAAGCAAAATTAGGTGAGAAAAATGGACAGAAATCGATCTTTAGAAAAAAATCATTCTAAATCAGCAAAAAGTGTGTTTAGCGAGGAAGTTAAAGGCTGGAAAAGAATCCTTCCTTTTTTAGGACCAGCATTCATTGCGGCAATTGCCTACATTGATCCAGGAAACTTCGCAACAAATATTGCTGCTGGATCAAAATATGGGTACTTATTATTATGGGTTATTCTTTTTTCAAATATAATGGCGTTAATTATTCAATCCTTATCAGCAAAATTAGGTATTGCTACTGGTAAAAATTTAGCAGAGGTAGCTCGAGAGGAATTTCCCAAGCCTGTGTCTATCGGTTTGTGGATACAAGGTGAGCTTGTCATTATGGCAACAGATTTAGCAGAGTTTATTGGTGCAGCACTTGGTATTTATCTTCTTTTTGGTATTCCTTTACTGGAAGCTAGTCTGATTGCTGCTGTTGGATCTTTTGCCATTCTTGAATTACAAAGACGGGGATACCGTTCTCTAGAAGCAGGAATTACTGGGATGCTTTTTATTGTTGTCCTTTCTTTTATTGTACAAATGTTCTTTGCGAAGCCAGATGTTCCATCTTTATTACACGGGTTATTCACTCCACAATTTGATGGATTAGATAGCGTAATTTTAGCTGCTGGTATCCTTGGAGCTACAGTAATGCCACATGCAATTTACTTACACTCTGCATTAACACAAAATAGAATTGTTGGGGAAACGGATAAAGAAAAAAAGCAAATTTTCCGCTTTGAATTTATCGATATCCTTATTGCCATGTTGATTGCAGGATTTATTAATGGAGCAATGCTTATCGTCTCTAGTGCATTATTCCATAAAAATGGATTATTTGTGGAAGATTTAGATGTAGCTTTTAACTATTTCGGACAGTTAGTAAATCCAATTTCAGCTACTTTATTTGGCCTAGGTTTATTAATTGCTGGATTATCCAGTTCATCTGTTGGAACGATGTCTGGAGATGTGATTATGCAGGGATTTATTCATTTTCGCATTCCATTATACGTAAGAAGATTTATTACAATGGTGCCCCCTATTGCTGTCATTGCATTAGGTATTAATCCAACAACTGCACTAGTAATAAGTCAAGTAATCTTATCATTTGGAATTGGTTTTGCTCTTATTCCATTAATAATGTTTACTAGTTCAAAACGTATTATGGGAAACCTGGTCAATACAAAATGGATTACAGTTATTTCTTGGGTTATGGCTATTTTAATTGTCGCTTTGAATATTTTTATTCTCGTACAAACATTTCAGTAAGACAAGGCGACTAAGATTCTTTTTCGTAAAAAAATAAACATTCAATCTCAAAAATCCCAGAACAATTTTTCGTTTTGTTCCAGCACCTGAAAAATGAATCAATGAAAAAAAAAACAGGAGACTCCAAAAGTCGCCTGTTTTTTTCTAGTATTATTTCTTTTTAATCGGTCCACATGCGATTCTTTCGCCTGAATCCCCTGCAGGTTGAGTCATTCCGTCATCTTGTTGTTCGGTAATAACGATTGAAGTCCCTTTTTTGCTGAATAATGAATTTTTTCCATCTCTAAGGGTTACTTGTGGTGCCATTAGCTCAGCTTTTGCAGTTCCATCTTCCTTTACCAAGATATTAGGTAAATCACCCGCATGGGCACCTTCTGGGTGAAGTAAACCATGTTCTTTATTATCTGGATTAAAGTGATTGCCTGCCGATTGAAAATCTGGAGCATCACATTTATTTGTTTCATGTATATGAATACCATGGATTCCTGGAGTTAGACCTTTTAAGTTTAAAGATAATTTTACTCCGTCAGCCTGCTCCTGCAATTTAATTGTTCCTAAAGAGTCTCCCACATCATTAAACATTTCTACCTCTGCTTTTGTCACTTCCCCCTCCGCACAGCCGGTTAGGAAAATGGTTATCAGCACTAATAAACTCAGTTTTTTCATCTTTTTTCCTCCATGGACGGTTTGGTATTAATATTTGAAAAAAGACTCCTTATTATGCAGTTATTCTCGTTTATCAAACTATAGCCTTTATGATACTATAAAAGGAAAGAAAATCTGGAGGGATTAGATTGTCAGAACTAGCTATCGGTTCCATCGTCACCGCCTTTTATAAAACTGGAAAATACATCGGGGAAATTACAGAGATTCGTCCTCAAAGTTATTTAGTACGGGTTCTTGCGGTCTTAAAGCATCCGATGCAAGGAGATTTGCATCAGCCAAAAGAGGCCATAGTTGATATTTTCCATGAAAGAAAAGCCCTTTCTTACCGAGAACAGATGAATGCTCCAAAGAAAATGGTCAAGCTATATAAAGAAGACTCCATTCCTTCTTATAATGATTCTCTACAAACTGCTATCGAAAAAATGCGTAAAGAGCTTCAAGAAGATGATTCTGCTTTCGCTATTCAAAGTTTAAAAAACTTGGAAATACTTAATGCAGAATACTATAAAATCGTTTAGATGAAAATAACAAAAAAGACGAGGAATGTATTCTTCGTCTTTTTTATGCAAACTTATTAAATAATTTAGACATATCAATTAAGTCTCCAATGGTTGGTTGATTAGATTTCCCCAAGTACTTCTTATCTTGCTCAACGAGTTTAAAAATATGATAAGTGGTTAAGGCATCATCTAAAGCACGATGATGTTTCCCAGTTCCCTCTCTGCCATATTCCCTAACTGCTTTCCATAAGCCTGTTTGGTTTTTATCACCAAAAAACCGCTTATATTCCATCGATAAATCAACTTCTTTACAAGATAGTATAAAGGGAAGTTGTGCTTTATGACAATTATCCTTTAGCACTTTCATATCCATGTTTCCCCATGTAACAATAATATTTTGGTATCCGTTACAAATTGCCTCAAGCTTTTTCATTAGATCGTATAAAGATATCCCGTTATTTACTTGTTCTTGTGAAATATGTAGAAAAGATTTGCATCTCCTTGAAAGGGTTGAAAACTTACGGGGTACTACATATGAAGAAAACTGTTCCCTTATGGTATCACCAACAACGGCTACTATACCAACCTCAATAATTTCTGGATAAAACCCCTTAAACTTACTACTTTTCTCTGGCATGGTGAATTCAAAGTCAATAAATAAATACTGTTGCTTTTCCATTCTTTCACCTTCTTTTTTATCGATATTTCACATGAATCATCCTGTCTAAACCGTTCTTCCTTCTATTCATCTCGATAAGCTAGCTGTTTTATATATATCTATATTATAACAGAATATCACTTAACCTTTTTAATTTTCTGTATTTTATCTTTATTTTTTTTCATTAATTTATCAGATCCATTTATTGATTCTATGCAGAAATGCAACGTAAAAAACTACAGGATGGCTCTCCTTTTTAAATATAGTTTGGGAATACGAAAGACTGCTTCCATTTGGATATTTACGAAATAAACAAGTTTTCCCCTTACACATATTTTTCCTTCTACTGCAGAACATAAAAAAAGAACAACCATTAATAAACGGCTGTCCCTTTTCGCTGCATTATTCTTCTGCGATTATCCTGATATATTCTCTTGGTTGAAAAGGAATCATCGTTTCATCAAAAAAAGGAGAGTTTGTCTCTTCTATGAAAAGAAGTTCCTCCAGTGAATAAAACTCTCTTTTTTGGAAGTTGTCCAATAAAATTCCAACAAAAAGACCTAGAGAAAATAGACATATGGAAATATAGACCTTTGTTTTTAAATGCATGTATATACCACCTCACCATTAGTTTGAGCAAAAAGGTGGGTGTTTTACACAAAAAAATAAAAAAATTTTTCCTATTTTAGACCATGTTTCTACCTATTTAATAGAAAGGTTGATCCTTAACTTAATTTCTTGTTTCCTGTATGCAGAGCGTTTTTTTTTGCGTTATACTTTAACATGTTCAGTCATTTTCAAGCGTTTATTTAGAAAAGATTAAGGAGGGGTTAAATTGTCTATACTTCACTGGGTTGTACTTGCACCATTTTTATACACCCTATTAATACCTATCACATTTAAATTTATGAAAAAAATACATACTGGATGGTTTGTTCTTCCACTTCCTTTGCTATTGTTTATTTATTTTTGCCGAAACATTGGGACAACCTCAAATTTACATACAAAAGTAGAATCAATCCCATGGATTCCATCACTAGGAATTGATTTTGCCGTAAAATTAGACGGTCTCGGCATGCTATTTGCATTATTAATAACTGGAATCGGTTCTCTTGTTATTCTCTATTCCATTTATTATTTGGATAAAAACAAAGAGAAGGTCAATCATTTCTATGTATATCTTCTATTATTCATGGGAGCAATGCTCGGTGTTGTCTTATCTGATAATCTCATTGTGCTTTATATGTTCTGGGAAATTACCAGTATTTCTTCGTTTCTTTTAATAGGTTTTTGGAATAATCGAAGTAACTCGCGATATGGCGCAATCAAATCAATGGTTGTTACCGTATTTGGTGGTCTTTCCTTATTAGCAGGAATTGTTCTACTTTACCTAATGACCGGATCCTTTACTATTTCAGAAATAATTACTTCTGTTCAACAAGATTCTATTATGTCTCATCCATTATTTATTTTAGGGATGATTTGTATCTTACTTGGTGCATTTACAAAATCTGCCCAATTTCCATTCCATATTTGGCTGCCTGATGCAATGGAAGCTCCAACACCTGTCAGCAGTTATTTGCATTCCGCTACAATGGTTAAAGCTGGTATATATCTTGTGGCCCGTTTAAGTCCTGTCTTTGCAGTGTCTGGTTATTGGCTGTGGATTGTATCACTTGTCGGGATTGTTACTCTAATATATGGATCTTTTATGGCAATAAAACAAGTAGACTTAAAAGGTCTTCTAGCATACTCAACAATCAGTCAGCTCGGAATGATTATGTCTTTACTAGGGATTGGAGCTGCTGGTGTCCACTATGACAATGAAAGTGTTTATTACATTGCCACAGCTGCTGCAATCTTCCATCTTGTCAACCATGCAACCTTTAAAGGAAGTTTGTTTATGATGGTTGGAATTGTTGATCATGAAACTGGGACAAGAGATATTCGTCGTTTAGGCGGCCTGATGAAGATTATGCCAATCACATTTGCTATCGCATTAATTGGCTCGCTGTCTATGGCTGGTATCCCGCCATTTAATGGATTTCTGAGCAAAGAGATGTTCTTTGCAAGTATGTTAAATATTCTTGACTTCCAAATGTTTAACCTAGATACGTGGGGAGTTCTATTACCTGTCATTGCATGGGTCGGCAGTATCTTTACATTTGTTTATAGCATGATTCTTGTATTTAAGACTTTCACTGGAAAATACCAACCAGAAAAATTATCGGCTAAACCACATGAAGCACCAATGGGTATGCTTATTTCACCCATTATCTTAGTATCCCTTGTTGTCATATTTGGATTATTTCCTGGGCTTCTAACCAATACCATTCTTTCTCCTGCTATTACATCTATTTATGGCGGAGGCGTTTATGATCTGCATATCTATCACTGGCATGGATTTGAACCTGAGTTATTTATGACGATTGGGGTCATTGTGTTTGGAATAATTCTCTATTTAACTGTAGGAAAATGGTCTGTTATCTATCAAGCCATTCCTGTTATTTGGAATCGAATATATGATTGGTTATTTGGCGAAACAGAAAATGGATTTAACAAGCTGACAAACAGATATATGACAGGTTCCTTGCGTACCTATCTCATTTATATCTTTTCTTTCTTTATTCTAATCCTTTCTTACACTCTATTTATAAAGGATGGCTTTACAATAAACACTTCCCGACTAGCACCAATTGGTGGATATGAAGTCGTGCTGTCGCTTGTTCTGGTGATTTCCACCATCGCTATATTATTCGCTAAATCTCGTTTGACTTCTATTATTCTTTTAGGAGCAGTCGGATATACCGTATCATTATTTTACGTAGTATTTCGCGCACCTGATCTTGCTTTAACACAATTAGTTATTGAAACAGTTTCCGTTGCTTTATTCTTATTGTGTTTTTACCATTTACCTAGAAATGCTAGAAAAAAGGAAAGTATTCCTTTCAAATTATCCAATGCAATCATTTCTGTACTAGTTGGACTCGTAGTGATGATCATTGCGATTGCCTCCTATAGCACGAAACTATTCGATTCCATTTCTCAATTTTATGTGGAGAATACGTATACAAAAGCGGCAGGAGAAAACATGGTAAATGTTATCTTAGTGGATTTCAGGGGTTTTGATACACTTTTTGAAATTACAGTACTAGCTATTGCTGCTATTGGTATTTATTCGATGATCACTTTGAGAATGGGAGGAAAGAAAAATGAAAATAAATAATTTAGTTTTACAAACCATTACAAAAGTCATTGTTTTTTTAATACTCCTCTATGCAGTTGATCTCTTTTTTGCTGGTCACTATACGCCAGGCGGAGGCTTTATCGGTGGATTAATGGCAAGTGGAGCAATAGTTCTATTGCTGATAGCTTATGATTTAAAAGTAGTAAAGAAAATCTTTCCGGTTAATTTTATCTATGTTACTGCAATAGGATTGCTGATAAGCACTTTAACAGGAATGATTGGCGTATTAAATGACAAACCATTTTTAACGCACTTTTTTAATAAACATGCTCACTTGCCTTTATTAGGAGAAACGTCCCTTCACACTGCTGCACTGTTTGATCTTGGGGTTTTCTTAGTAGTAGTAGGAGTTACAATGACCATTATTCAAACGATTGGAGAGGATGACTAATGGAATTCTTAATGGCATTCATTATCGGCATTTTATTTATGTGTGCGACGTATTTAATTCTTTCTAAGAGTCTATTGCGCATTATTATCGGAACTGGCCTTCTTAGCCATGGGGTTCATTTACTAATATTAACGATGGGTGGCTTAAAGAAAGGTGCTGCGCCACTCTTAGGGCAGCATGCTGACAGTTATTCTGACCCGTTACCCCAAGCATTAATATTAACTGCGATTGTTATTAGCTTTGGTGTCACTTCCTTCTTATTAGTACTTGCCTACAGAACTTATCAAGAATTAGGGACTGATAATTTGGAGAAATTGAGAGGGAAAAAGCATGAGTAACTTAATTCTATTTCCAATTTTAATTCCTTTACTCACAGGAATCATTTTGATTTTCTTTTATAAGAAGACCATCTTACAACGGATTATTTCCTTATTGAGCACTAGTGTTTCGATTATAATTGTGCTATTTATGATAGATAAAATCAAAAATGAGGGAATTCAAACAGTAAATTTAAGTAATTGGGATGCTCCGTTTGGGATAACGATTGTAGCAGATATGGTATCAGCACTTCTTGTGTTAACAACAAATATAATCGCCTTTTGTTGTATCCTCTACTCCTTTAAGGGAATCGATAGAGAAAGAGAAAATTACTTTTATTACGCTATGATTCAATTTCTCTTAGTTGGTGTTATTGGTGCGTTTTCAACTGGCGATATCTTTAACTTGTTTGTATTTTTTGAAGTAATGTTAATGGCTTCCTATGTACTACTTGTTCTTGGAAATACAAAAATTCAATTAAGAGAAACAGTAAAATATATTATTGTAAATGTTGTCGCTTCCGCACTCTTCGTTATTGCCGTTGCCTATTTTTATTCTGTTGTTGGAACTTTAAACATGGCGTCTATTTCAGAGCGAATCAGTGAAGTGGGTGGATCAGGCATATTAACGGTCATAGCTGTCCTGTTCTTAATCGTCTTTGGATTAAAAGGGGCTCTCTTCCCGTTATTTTTCTGGCTTCCAGGATCTTATTATGCCGCTCCCATACCGATACTTGCATTATTTGGAGCGTTATTAACAAAAGTTGGAGTTTATTCGATTGCCCGGACGTACTCCCTCTTCTTCTATGAGGATTCTTATGTCTTTACATTATTAGGCATCCTGTCTCTTCTAACCATTATTTTAGGAGCAATTGGAGCAATTGCCTATAATGATGTCAAAAAAATTATTATTTATAATATCGTTACGGCAATTGGTGTTATCTTGTATGGATTCTCTATTTTTAATAGCACTTCCTTAAATGGAGCGATTTTCTACCTTTTACATGACATGATTATTAAAGGAGCGCTGTTTCTATTAATTGGAATCATGATTTATATTACTGGAACTAGCAATTTAAAATATATGAGTGGCTTGATGAAGAAATACCCTTTACTGACTTGGACCTTCTTTCTTGCCGCACTTAGCCTTGCAGGTATTCCGCCATTAAGTGGATTTATTGGTAAATTACTCATTATTCAAGGAGCCTTTGAAGAAAGGAATTATATGGGAAGTTTTATTGTTGTGCTATCGAGTCTCCTCGTATTACTATCTGTTATCAAGATATTTGTTAAAGGTTTTTGGGGAGAGGAATCAGATAATATTACTATAAAGTCTATAAAAACACTTTTACTACCCGGGTGTATACTAGTCCTTCTTTCCTGTCTAATCGGAATTGGCACAGAGATGATCTCACCATATATTTCACTCGCTGTTGAAAGTTTATTGCAACCGGAAAACTATATCCATGCCGTATTAAAGGAGTGATGACAATGGCATTTCAATTATTATTAAATTTTGTAATCAGTTTTATTTGGATGTTTCTGAAAGGCTCCTTCGCTCCAGATACGTTTCTAATCGGGTTTATTATCGGATTGATTCTTATATTTATTACAAGAAGATTTTTCTCCGATAAGTTTTATTTATATCGAGTTGTTTCTATATTTAAACTTTTAGGTATTTTTCTAAGAGAATTAGTACTTTCCAATATCGCTGTGTTAAAAATCATTCTTCGGCCAAGGTTAAAAGTAACGCCGGGTATTTTTGCCCTAGAAACCGATTTAAGGAAAGACTGGGAAATAACGATACTTTGTAATCTTATCACGCTCACACCTGGAACGCTTGTAGTGGATATTTCAGAAGATAATAAAATCCTATATATTCATGCAATGGATATTAGCGATAAAGAGGCCGCTATCAGCAGTATTAAAAATAGCTTTGAAAAAGCCATACAAGAGGTGAGTATTTGATGTTCCAGACCATTATGCATATATCTTTATTTATTGTTTCTATCTCGACGATTTTATTTATTTATCGAGTCGTAAAGGGACCTTCTACTCCCGATAGAGTAGTCGCTCTAGATGCTATCGGAATCAACCTTGTTGCGATTACTGCTATTTTATCAATAGTGTTAAAAACTTCGGCCTTTTTGGAAGTTATTCTTCTCATTGGTATTTTAGCCTTTATTGGTACGGTAGCTTTTTCTAAGTATCTGGAGAAAGGAGTAATAATCGAAAATGACCGAGACAATCATTAGCATTATTATAGCCATTCTTATTCTCTTAGGATCCTTATTAAGTCTAGTTGCAAGCATTGGCGTATTAAGATTACCAGATGTGTATACAAGAAGTCACGCAGCGTCTAAATCCGCAACGCTAGGAGTCATGTTTATCCTTCTTGGTGCTTGTCTCTATTTTTTTCAGTCGGAACAAATTTTTAATTCTCGTTTAATTCTTGCAATCGCCTTTATTTTCTTAACATCTCCAGTTGCGGGACAACTTATTATTCGCTCTGCTTATAACAGAAAAATACCAATGGCAGATGAAACGATAAGAGATGATTTAAAAGAAGCGAGAGACGCTGCTGCGAAAAGCAAATAAAACCATCATTTCCCTGCAGACCCAATGTAATGCAGGATAAGCTTTCAAACAAAAGCAAATAATATTCCTGTCCTGTCATTGGACTAATACAGAACAGGAGTACAATAAAATGAAAAATATACGTGAAGGATTAATCCCTACTGTTCTTGGAACAGCCGTTACAACTGCCGGCATTGCCATGAAGAAAAATCGTAAAGTCGATTCCATGATTTCCAATACAGTCTTTGGATTTGGACTAGCACATGTCGTCTTAGGAACAATTGATCTAATCGAACACCGTAATAAGTTTTAGTATTAAACAAAACATCTTAAAGTTCTGCACACTTTAAAGACTTGATATCCAAACAGGATCTTTTTTCCTTTTGTGATTTCAAGTCTTTTTCTTATTCATAAATTCCCTTGATAAGGAATAGTATATAAGAAATAAGATTATGCATGAAAGGAATGGCTACTATGTACCACGCTCGATATTATCATCGTAAAATCCCTACTTTAGCAGCATTCCACCCATATCTTCATTATCCTCTCTATTTTCGAGAACTCCCAGAAGCGAATCCTTCTAAACTCATCGACTCTGCTAAGGATACCCTATCTTTATTGCCTGATGTAGAAACCTGTTTAAAAAAGTTAGCTAACTCTCCTGACTTTTCCAAAAATCTCATGAATGCCGCTCAATTATCTAAAACGGAAACAGTAGAGCAATTAATTAAGTCAATTGGTGTAAAAGAAACCCCTACAGTAGCCTATACTCCTGATGGGATCACATTAAATTTCGACCATAAAAATAAACCACCCTATTGCTGCTTCTTATCTGTTCAATTGAGATGGCGTTAGCATTTTTAAATTGTTCATAAAAGATTATTTCAGGCGGTATATCATACTGCCTGAAATAATCCGATAAAGAATAAGTGAATTTTATTTTTCTTAAATGCTTTGTGTCAAGATTATAATCCTTGCAAGCATTGCTATATAATGAATTGTACCTTTTTACCAAAAACAGCTATTCTTCCATCCAGCTGATGAATTTTTTAGTAATAAGGATACGGTCCATATGGTCCCGGAGCAAACGGAGCTGGACCAAACGGAACAGGGCCGTATGGGACAGGACCATAAAATGGTCTTGGTCTAACTAAAGCTCCTCCTATTACTCCTCCTAATAAACCACCCACAAAGGGTGCTGCAAACCAGGCTCTTGAATCTTGTTGTGGATATTGATACTGATAAGGGTATCCATACATTCTTCAACATTACCTCCACTCTCATTTTAGACTTATTTCTTTTCTCTATTTTCTATGCGAATGTCCCTCTTTTGGACTGGGCTATCGCCTTATATAGCTAAATTTCTAGAAATAATAGTCCTCATTTTCGAAGGGTTTTTTTTGATAAATTCATGTTTTATTAAATAATTTAAATGTTTGTGTACACTTGAAGGTGCTAATACTCCAATCTGATCCCCTATTTCTTTTTGGGTAGGCGGATAACCATTTGTACAAGAATAATCATAAATGTACCTTAAAATTTCTGTAATGGTATTTTTATCTAAAAACATTAAACTAACTCCATTCTCTACTTATAATAATTGTGTAAAATTGCAAAAAAAATAATTCTATATACCTATGATGTGTGCAAAAATTAAAGCATTAATAAATATATATAAAATTAAACTGTTTCAAGAGTTATATTAATATTAACATAAATTTTTTTTAGAAATAATTGGTTTTAGATAAAATAAAGATGTGAAACTTTTATCTATTTCACTATCTGTTCTCACTGATTTATTATCCATTTATGCGTTGACAATTTTTTTGCTCAATTTTGATTAAACTCTGTTAAGGTATTTTGTTATAGAATTTAAAGAAGGTTATACCATTCTTAATTCCATTTACTATATACTATCCACTACTAAGCTAT of Niallia circulans contains these proteins:
- a CDS encoding Na(+)/H(+) antiporter subunit C; this encodes MEFLMAFIIGILFMCATYLILSKSLLRIIIGTGLLSHGVHLLILTMGGLKKGAAPLLGQHADSYSDPLPQALILTAIVISFGVTSFLLVLAYRTYQELGTDNLEKLRGKKHE
- a CDS encoding polymer-forming cytoskeletal protein, producing the protein MKITPKVLLASILAGALLTACGNTDTEPKKEEKKAEQSADVVTTASIVNEADPLVKALSADGTWIVATLQDLKVDSDILVAGEFHDKNDAANPIYRKLALYTQDEDHNIIDSFTLTAPKMTVQSENFKIQGGTFVGDVYVEANGFTVDATAKVDGNVYYKSDAFKSSAVIDGEVTGAQEVK
- a CDS encoding Na+/H+ antiporter subunit A; the protein is MSILHWVVLAPFLYTLLIPITFKFMKKIHTGWFVLPLPLLLFIYFCRNIGTTSNLHTKVESIPWIPSLGIDFAVKLDGLGMLFALLITGIGSLVILYSIYYLDKNKEKVNHFYVYLLLFMGAMLGVVLSDNLIVLYMFWEITSISSFLLIGFWNNRSNSRYGAIKSMVVTVFGGLSLLAGIVLLYLMTGSFTISEIITSVQQDSIMSHPLFILGMICILLGAFTKSAQFPFHIWLPDAMEAPTPVSSYLHSATMVKAGIYLVARLSPVFAVSGYWLWIVSLVGIVTLIYGSFMAIKQVDLKGLLAYSTISQLGMIMSLLGIGAAGVHYDNESVYYIATAAAIFHLVNHATFKGSLFMMVGIVDHETGTRDIRRLGGLMKIMPITFAIALIGSLSMAGIPPFNGFLSKEMFFASMLNILDFQMFNLDTWGVLLPVIAWVGSIFTFVYSMILVFKTFTGKYQPEKLSAKPHEAPMGMLISPIILVSLVVIFGLFPGLLTNTILSPAITSIYGGGVYDLHIYHWHGFEPELFMTIGVIVFGIILYLTVGKWSVIYQAIPVIWNRIYDWLFGETENGFNKLTNRYMTGSLRTYLIYIFSFFILILSYTLFIKDGFTINTSRLAPIGGYEVVLSLVLVISTIAILFAKSRLTSIILLGAVGYTVSLFYVVFRAPDLALTQLVIETVSVALFLLCFYHLPRNARKKESIPFKLSNAIISVLVGLVVMIIAIASYSTKLFDSISQFYVENTYTKAAGENMVNVILVDFRGFDTLFEITVLAIAAIGIYSMITLRMGGKKNENK
- a CDS encoding Na(+)/H(+) antiporter subunit B, encoding MKINNLVLQTITKVIVFLILLYAVDLFFAGHYTPGGGFIGGLMASGAIVLLLIAYDLKVVKKIFPVNFIYVTAIGLLISTLTGMIGVLNDKPFLTHFFNKHAHLPLLGETSLHTAALFDLGVFLVVVGVTMTIIQTIGEDD
- a CDS encoding superoxide dismutase family protein is translated as MKKLSLLVLITIFLTGCAEGEVTKAEVEMFNDVGDSLGTIKLQEQADGVKLSLNLKGLTPGIHGIHIHETNKCDAPDFQSAGNHFNPDNKEHGLLHPEGAHAGDLPNILVKEDGTAKAELMAPQVTLRDGKNSLFSKKGTSIVITEQQDDGMTQPAGDSGERIACGPIKKK
- the kapD gene encoding 3'-5' exonuclease KapD, with translation MEKQQYLFIDFEFTMPEKSSKFKGFYPEIIEVGIVAVVGDTIREQFSSYVVPRKFSTLSRRCKSFLHISQEQVNNGISLYDLMKKLEAICNGYQNIIVTWGNMDMKVLKDNCHKAQLPFILSCKEVDLSMEYKRFFGDKNQTGLWKAVREYGREGTGKHHRALDDALTTYHIFKLVEQDKKYLGKSNQPTIGDLIDMSKLFNKFA
- a CDS encoding Na+/H+ antiporter subunit D, with amino-acid sequence MSNLILFPILIPLLTGIILIFFYKKTILQRIISLLSTSVSIIIVLFMIDKIKNEGIQTVNLSNWDAPFGITIVADMVSALLVLTTNIIAFCCILYSFKGIDRERENYFYYAMIQFLLVGVIGAFSTGDIFNLFVFFEVMLMASYVLLVLGNTKIQLRETVKYIIVNVVASALFVIAVAYFYSVVGTLNMASISERISEVGGSGILTVIAVLFLIVFGLKGALFPLFFWLPGSYYAAPIPILALFGALLTKVGVYSIARTYSLFFYEDSYVFTLLGILSLLTIILGAIGAIAYNDVKKIIIYNIVTAIGVILYGFSIFNSTSLNGAIFYLLHDMIIKGALFLLIGIMIYITGTSNLKYMSGLMKKYPLLTWTFFLAALSLAGIPPLSGFIGKLLIIQGAFEERNYMGSFIVVLSSLLVLLSVIKIFVKGFWGEESDNITIKSIKTLLLPGCILVLLSCLIGIGTEMISPYISLAVESLLQPENYIHAVLKE
- a CDS encoding kinase-associated lipoprotein B → MSELAIGSIVTAFYKTGKYIGEITEIRPQSYLVRVLAVLKHPMQGDLHQPKEAIVDIFHERKALSYREQMNAPKKMVKLYKEDSIPSYNDSLQTAIEKMRKELQEDDSAFAIQSLKNLEILNAEYYKIV
- a CDS encoding Nramp family divalent metal transporter, which gives rise to MDRNRSLEKNHSKSAKSVFSEEVKGWKRILPFLGPAFIAAIAYIDPGNFATNIAAGSKYGYLLLWVILFSNIMALIIQSLSAKLGIATGKNLAEVAREEFPKPVSIGLWIQGELVIMATDLAEFIGAALGIYLLFGIPLLEASLIAAVGSFAILELQRRGYRSLEAGITGMLFIVVLSFIVQMFFAKPDVPSLLHGLFTPQFDGLDSVILAAGILGATVMPHAIYLHSALTQNRIVGETDKEKKQIFRFEFIDILIAMLIAGFINGAMLIVSSALFHKNGLFVEDLDVAFNYFGQLVNPISATLFGLGLLIAGLSSSSVGTMSGDVIMQGFIHFRIPLYVRRFITMVPPIAVIALGINPTTALVISQVILSFGIGFALIPLIMFTSSKRIMGNLVNTKWITVISWVMAILIVALNIFILVQTFQ